CCGACGGACGGCAGCGGCCGCACCCGTTATCCTGAAACCATGCCGTTTCAGATTCGCCAGGTCAGGGACCCGCAGGACGCGGTGATCGAGCGCTTCGGCGCTCTTCAAGAAGCGGTGTATCCCGAACCCGACATGCTGATTCCCGCCCGTTACGTGCGCATGATGCTCGACATGACCTCGGGCGGACGCCGCAACTTTTTGCTGGTCGCCGAGGACGGTGCCCGGCTGCTGGGAGCGGCGCTGTTTCATCTGCTCACCCCCGTGGGCAGCGGCTTCTCCAGCTTCCTGGGCGTGGCGCGCGCCGCGCGCGGCACCGGGGTGGCCCGCGCCCTGCACCGAGCCCGCCTCGAGACGCTCGACAGCGCGCTGGGAAAGCCTGTCGCGGGGGTTTTCATCGACGTGGTCAACCCGCTGCGGCTCAGTCCCGAAGAGCTCGAGGCCGAGTGGCGGGTGGGCTCGGACCCCTGGACCCGGCGCAAGGCTTTCCGCGCCCTGGGTTTCCGTCAGCTCGACGTGCGCTACGAGCAGCCGGTCGGCGGGCCAGACGGCGGGCCGGTCACCAACATGGACCTGCTGTTTTACCCGCACGCAGCGCTCGAGGGGCACGCTGAGATCCCGACCGATCTGGTGGCGGACACGCTGCGCACCTACTGGAACGGCTGGTTGGGCGAGCAGCGTGCCGCCCGGCATGCCCGCGAACTGCGCGAGCGCGCCGGAGGCCAGACCGTTGCCCTGATCGACCCGGTTCCCGCTTCCTGAGCTGTCCCGAAACCGGCAGGTCACCCAGCCGTTGCAAAAGTGCGCTAGTCTGGTGTCCGACGCCGAGCTGCCCGGGATCTTCCAGCGGGTGTTCACGGTGCCTTCCGCACCTGGCGGAGGGTTGCATGAGCGTTATGCCCGATGACAAGTCCGCCGGGATAGCGCACAATAAAGAAGCTCCCCCACGACCTACCTTTGTCCGGACATCCGCCCGGAAAGTCGTGGTTCACGAGGAAACAATGGCAAATGCACTGTTAGAGGCTTTGCGCGGCCTGAGACGGCGCACCGGAAAACTCGGACAACTGCGCAAGTCGCTGCTCGAGGCTGTCCAGGACGGCGAACTCTCCGAGGCCGAACTCGAACGCATCGACGAACTGAGACGCCGACTGGGCCTGTCGCGCAAGGACCTCGAGGACCTGGGAGACGAGACCTTCCAGGCCCTCTCGGCCGAAGTGATCCGTGACGAGCGCCTGAGCCCCGAGGAGCAGGCCTCGCTCAACCGGGTGCTGCGCAGCCTGCACGTCAGTCCCGAAGCGCAGGAGCGCTCGGAGGGCGAACTGCTCGCCTGCCGCCTGCGCTACGACCTCGAGCAGGGCAACTTCCCGGTCTGCCCCATCACCCACCTGGTGGCGCGCGAGGGCGAACAGGTGCTGTGGAGCGAATCGGCACAGCTGCTCGAGGCCGGGCCGGACGCCCTGCCGATCGACCCGGTCGCGCGCTTTAGGGCCGGTGAGACCTACCACGTGGGATCGCTGCGCAAACTGAGCGCACCGCGCCTCGAGGGCCGGGTGGTGATCGGCGACGGACAGTTCGCGGTCACCGATCAGCGGGTGGTGTTCTTGTCGGTGGTCCGCGCCTTTGAGCTGGCCCTGTCACGCATCGAGGGTGTGCGGGTCTTCGTGGGCGGCTTGCAGCTCGAGGTGACCGGCAAGTCACGCCCGGTGACCCTGCGCCTCGAGAAGCCCGAGCACACCGAGGCGGTGGCGGCGGGACTGTCTTTCGCGCTGGCGCAGCCGCCCGTGGCGGCCCGTCCCATCCCGGAAAACAGCGGAAACTGAGCGATTCAGAAAAACGGGCGGCCCGCGACGGGCCGCCCGTTTTCAGCGGAGTGGCCAGTTGCGCGGCCGCATGCCGAACACGTCGCGCAGGGCGTGGCGGGCCGCGTGATACCCGCCCATCCCGTGCACGCCGCCGCCGGGCGGAGTCGCGGCCGAACACAGGTACACGCCCGGCAGCGGCGTGCGGTAGGGAACCGCCGAAAGCGTCGGTCGCGCCAGCAGCTGCCACAGGTCCGAGCTGCCGCCGTTCACGTCTCCGCCTACGTAGTTGGGGTTATAGGCCTCGAAGGCCGGGGCGGTGGTGGCCCGCCGGGCAAGCACCGTGTCCCGGAAACCGGGGGCGAAGCGCTCGATCTGCGCTTCGATGCGCTCGGTCAGATCTCCCGCGAAGCCGCCGGGCACGTGACAGTAAGCCCACAACGTGTGCTTCCCGTCCGGGGCGCGGGTGTCGTCGAACAGGCTCTGCTGCGCCACCAGCACGTACGGCCGCTCAGGAGCCCGGCCCAGACCCACCTCGCGCTCCGACCGGGCAATCTCCTCGAGGCTGCCGCCCAGGTGCACCGTACCTGCGCGCGCCACCTCGGGCGAGGCCCACGGAACCGGTGCGCTGAGGGCATAATCCACCTTGAACACCCCGGCTCCGTGCCGGTACGCCTCCAGTTGCCGCGCGTAAGCGGACGGCAGGCGGTGCCCCAGCACCTTCAGAGCGCCCCTGGGTACCAAGTCGAGCAGCACCGCGCGCGCCGGAGGCAGTTCGGTAAGGTCGGCAACGGGAGCCCCGGTGTAAATCTCGCCGCCCAAGAAGCGCAGGTAGCCCGCCAGTGCGTCGGCGATGGCCTGCGATCCCCCGCGCGGCAGCGGCCAGCCCACAGCGTGTCCGATCAGGCCCAGCATCAAAGTGATCGCACCCGTTGCCGGGGCCTCGAGCGGCATCACGGTGTGCCCGGCCAGCCCGGCCAGCAGCGCGCGCGCCTCCGGCGTGCGGAAGGCTCCGGCGAGGGCGCGGGCCGGGAGCAGCGCGGGCAAGCCGAAACGCACCAGGCCCGGCAGGTCACGCGGCAGGTGCAGCAGCGGCTGTAGCAGCTCGGGCACCAGGCTCTGCCAGCGCTCGCTCAACGGGCCCATCAGCGTCCGGTACCGCGCAGCGTCGGCCCCCAGGGTGCGCGCCGTGTGCTCCACCGAACCCTCGAGCAGCACCGCGCGTCCCTCGAGCGGGTGGGCCAGCGCGGCGGGCGGGGTGATCCACTCGAGGCCGAAGCGCTCGAGGGGCAAC
The nucleotide sequence above comes from Deinobacterium chartae. Encoded proteins:
- a CDS encoding phytoene desaturase family protein; this translates as MSLSRWSPQTASFPVRTHRSRYDAVVVGTGPGGLAAAVLLARHGLSVAVFEGQDTVGGGMRSAELTLPGFVHDVCSAIHPMGVASPWFRQLPLERFGLEWITPPAALAHPLEGRAVLLEGSVEHTARTLGADAARYRTLMGPLSERWQSLVPELLQPLLHLPRDLPGLVRFGLPALLPARALAGAFRTPEARALLAGLAGHTVMPLEAPATGAITLMLGLIGHAVGWPLPRGGSQAIADALAGYLRFLGGEIYTGAPVADLTELPPARAVLLDLVPRGALKVLGHRLPSAYARQLEAYRHGAGVFKVDYALSAPVPWASPEVARAGTVHLGGSLEEIARSEREVGLGRAPERPYVLVAQQSLFDDTRAPDGKHTLWAYCHVPGGFAGDLTERIEAQIERFAPGFRDTVLARRATTAPAFEAYNPNYVGGDVNGGSSDLWQLLARPTLSAVPYRTPLPGVYLCSAATPPGGGVHGMGGYHAARHALRDVFGMRPRNWPLR
- a CDS encoding GNAT family N-acetyltransferase; the encoded protein is MPFQIRQVRDPQDAVIERFGALQEAVYPEPDMLIPARYVRMMLDMTSGGRRNFLLVAEDGARLLGAALFHLLTPVGSGFSSFLGVARAARGTGVARALHRARLETLDSALGKPVAGVFIDVVNPLRLSPEELEAEWRVGSDPWTRRKAFRALGFRQLDVRYEQPVGGPDGGPVTNMDLLFYPHAALEGHAEIPTDLVADTLRTYWNGWLGEQRAARHARELRERAGGQTVALIDPVPAS